The genomic stretch CTTGTTTGCTGTTTGATGGCCTTTACAGGACTGGAGGAGAGAGAAGGGCAGAAGGTTGATCATGGACTCTGTATAAAAAGAGCCGAACAGTTCATTTGTCTGTGTCTGGACCCAAGGGGCTTACTGACGAAGAGGAATGATGCGTTCCAGTGAGCTGATCTGCCTTCTGTTCTGCTGCCTGTGTGCGGCTGCCTCGGCGTCCTCCAGTCGCCAGCCCTGCCGTAAGTCCAGCAGcatctttcttctccattaAAACTAAATGTTACAATTTGAAAATGTATCtcttaaacttaaaatatataactgcatTCTGAAATGTTATCTTAGCTTGTATAATTTCCATAAACTACGCAACAGGTGGGATtctttgaagcagctgcacgtAAGGTAATGTCAAAGTCTGTGAAACTATGGAACGGAATTTTGTGGAGCAATAGATCCAACCAATATCACTGGgaagagttggagtggtgtttgtgatccagatctaatcatccaacatcggGACCATACCTTTACAGAGCTTCAGGTGGCTGAAAGCCATCaaattttcatttattaattccaCTCTCTTCCACTCTATCTTCTAGAGACACCATATTTGACCAGTGGCTTACTGAGTGTGGTATGTACACAGATTAATGGATTAATGAGGATGGAAAACTTACCTCAGAAAATCTTGAGCTAAACAATCTAACTTAACCCAGTGTCtttcccacaaacacacagacatccACTGGTGGTCATGACATCGCTGCGGGAGACTTCAATTACGATTCCACAGCCAAGAAGCTTCGCTTCgtagagaaagaaaaccactcaaacaaaaccacccaCATGGATGTGCTCATTCACTTTGAGGAGGTAACAGCATTGTCAGGTGTATGAGGTTCTTTACATCCAAATACGTTGTTTCTGCTTTGACtcttaataacatttttaaaaggaaacTATTTCATACTCTAAAGTTAAATTAAGTCTAATATTTTTACTCTGCCTTGTTAAAAATCGCTGACTTCTCAAAtacgtattattattatgttgaaCCTGACGTTAATGTTATGCATAatcttttcttttcctccctcTCCCACATTCATGTGCAGGGTGTAATGTATGAGATGGACAGTAAGAATGAGAGCTGTAAGAAGCAGACACTGAAATACCGCAGGCATGCCATGGAGCTGCCCTCCGATGCCACCCACGAGAGTGAGACGTACCTGGGTAGCCTCTCTAAATCTGAGCAGGGTCTGAGAGTCCGCTCCTGGAACGGAAAACTGCCTGATCTTCATGGTCAgatctctctcattcactcactgtctctcctGACTTTGAAGTTTTGGCATCAATAGAGACTTTTCAAGGGACTGTTCAGACTCCATATACAGTAGATATTTCAATCAGTTCCACACAATGTAATGCTTTTAAAACATGTGTAAAACTCATTAAATAGCCATTGCTCACCTTTATAATTTAAGAGTTACACTGCAATGTTTTTATGTAATTACTGTAGAATAAGCCTTGACATAAGCCTGagatttttctgttttcttgggAAAGTGTAGCAAATATCAATGTCTGTGATTATTAGGTCTATGGTCTTCGGTATTCATGTTGtatcacattattttaaatgagaaatttaaatttaaattgctGATCTTGTAATACTCACCATTTCACTGATTAGTTAAGGGATGTTTAGAATACGGAGCCTGCCTAATTTGAttgacaaataatgaatgattatatatataaatggaaAAAATTCCCTCATTTTTTGTTAATGCTGTTTTGATTTATAGCCAACTACACCATGCTGACCACATCCTGTGGGTGCCTCACTGTTTCCTTTTCCTACCACAGCGAGAAAACAGACCTCTCCTTCAGGTAGTCATCTATATCTTTCTACAGATTGGATCCCAGTGAAAACATTGTGGTTGTTAATTTGTGCTTACTTATATATAGCTATGAAGACAATAATTGAAATGCTCAAACATGAAATATATTAGCTAATCACCTTTTaccctgtgggcagtttcatgAACGTGGAGACGGAGGTTGATGACTCTCACGTCTTTGTTCCCCCGACCTACTGTGATGGTGTGGCTTTAGAGGACGCTCCCGATGACCACAGCTTCTTTGACCTGTTCCATGACTGAAgcatctaaaaacatattaagCAACCAATACAGGACGGcggcaatgaaaaaaaaaaacaaataaaaaaaacaaaacaaaacaaattttcACTATGTCCACTTTCTCTGTCTTCTTTATGAGCAGATCTGATGTTCTTTAGCTCAATCACATTCGCTGTTTCCAGTGACAGTGCTGTTTgtctttttctgttgtttttttttcttatgaaGTCAATAAATGATGAAAAAATTCACACACAAAGCCTTGGATGTCTGTTTCTGAAACCTATTGAAGTGTTGGCCATTTGCACTATAAGCTTGctgataaaaaatattaaaaaataattaaacagttaaagaataattaatgaataaataacattttataaaaccaTACACAAAACAAAGTCAACCTCAGACGGCAAAAATGAGATGCGAGGAATtatcttacacacacaaaaatatatatatacacattatatatatatatatatatatatatatatatatatatatatatatatatatatatatatatatatatatataaaccacatatctcccaaaatagtaacttttcaAGAGAAGGAAGAAACCTTCCATCAATTTCAATGGAAAATGCCAAAGGCAATTAAATGCATATAATTACTGCAATAATTATTCACGTTATCATTATATCAAACATCAGTTTTGGAGTTAAAGAATAGGTTTAGCTTTAAAGTAGCATTTAGTTAAGAAAAAGCATCTAAACCTTGTGGCTGGGAAGTATGACAGATTCTGTAGTGAACATATTTCAAAAACATGGTCTTACCTATCTGGAGGAACCACTCTATGGCGGATAAACTAGCTCATTGTGGACTGCCAATCAATATAAGTCCTCTCTCAGTATGAGTGGCTCTTTATGGagcaaatgtaaaaataacatgCTGACcactttaatgtttttttttttttgctaattttccaggtggtaaaaatgacttcTTTTCCCATTAAAATTCTAATAATACTGATTGCATTGTGGCAGAGATATTAATGCTACTTTCATATAGTTGGTCAATGGTGTGTTGGGGGTTGGTTCCCCCTATGGAGGACGTGGAAGTGGAAGCTGCCCACTGGAAACAAGGCTAATACACTCGTCCTAATTCCTCTCAGATCTACTAAATGAACTGTAAACATGGCTATAGCACACGTGGCTACGGAATACGTCTTTTCTGACTTTCTGCTCAAAGAACCAAACGAATCAAAATACAAAGGCATTCGTCTGGATCTGGCTGCGGATAAACTGGTGACTTTCATTGCAGTGGGACTCCCTCTTCTGCTTATTTCTCTCGCTTTCGCGCAGGAAGTCTCTGTGGGTGAGTAATGTGATGTTTAAATCAGTTTGGagactttttaaaaacatttttgtatcTAAAACCATATGAAATCCACACAATAGATGAAGGTATCCCACATTTACGGTAGCGTATGTTCCGTGTTTGAACAGGAATGACGGAGCATTTTCTAAATGATTATAACCACAAAGAAACAACAGAGATAAAAAATATTGAGTACAGATTGAATCTAAACCTGT from Hoplias malabaricus isolate fHopMal1 chromosome 2, fHopMal1.hap1, whole genome shotgun sequence encodes the following:
- the epd gene encoding ependymin, which gives rise to MMRSSELICLLFCCLCAAASASSSRQPCQTPYLTSGLLSVTSTGGHDIAAGDFNYDSTAKKLRFVEKENHSNKTTHMDVLIHFEEGVMYEMDSKNESCKKQTLKYRRHAMELPSDATHESETYLGSLSKSEQGLRVRSWNGKLPDLHANYTMLTTSCGCLTVSFSYHSEKTDLSFSFMNVETEVDDSHVFVPPTYCDGVALEDAPDDHSFFDLFHD